Proteins found in one Salmo salar chromosome ssa26, Ssal_v3.1, whole genome shotgun sequence genomic segment:
- the LOC106587149 gene encoding adhesion G protein-coupled receptor G3 isoform X3, producing MTNHTTASKNKDITNTRCIAGECDCENIKHTSVNNNLISVDVSIRKCKGKAKTKMTGQQLHSIINTFHNITKQGPQKVILDSIKGSVTSQKKNNLLNFRMALPSTNNATLEEMDDIWLEIPTEALNAILGHTKEEVNLGAFWFEDDSLFPVEENNTELLNSRVVSVDVGEDISDLRSYMKITFLFQNASLENKSLACVFWDLENDTVAHWNSSGCVTETKENKTVCSCNHLSFFAVLMSPGSGSNASLSSSSVWLLTLLSRVGCGISLCFLCLALLIHLRRGKSDDSLCIHIHLCVALLCLNLTFLVNDSLASLGVHGLCVATAAATHYSLLCTLTWFSMEGFHLYLLIIRVFNIHVNRYLLKLSLVGWGIPGIVVTIIVACGKYGEYRLYLQDGGAVKMCWLTDSAVTTVSFSYFVLTFVVNTLCFGSVTVKVVRAHRQSPVLRERGMNRGTVLSLLGLAWLLGVSWGVMLFQFGPLRETAFYIFCTINSLHGLFLFLRYWALTRAEKASISKATTVSS from the exons ATGACAAATCATACCACtgctagtaaaaataaagacataaCCAACACCCGATGCATTGCGGGAGAATGTGATTGTGAAAACATTAAACATACTTCTGTAAATAATAACCTGATCTCTGTTGATGTATCTATCAGAAAATGTAAAGgaaaggcaaaaacaaaaatgactGGTCAGCAGTTGCATTCCATAATAAA CACATTTCACAACATTACCAAGCAGGGACCTCAGAAAGTGATCCTAGACAGCATCAAAGGCTCAGTGACATCACAAAAGAAGAACAATTTGCTAAACTTTAGAATGGCTCTACCCTCCACCAATAAT GCCACGTTGGAGGAGATGGATGACATTTGGTTGGAGATTCCTACTGAGGCTTTGAATGCTATTCTGGGACACACGAAAGAGGAAGTTAACCTGGGAGCATTTTGGTTTGAGGATGACAGCCTCTTCCCG GTGGAGGAGAACAACACTGAGCTCCTAAACAGTCGAGTGGTATCCGTCGATGTGGGAGAGGACATCTCAGACCTCAGGAGCTATATGAAGATAACGTTCCTCTTCCAGAATGCATCACTG GAAAACAAATCACTAGCATGTGTGTTCTGGGATCTTGAAAATG ATACTGTTGCACATTGGAATTCCTCTGGATGTGTCACTGAGACAAAGGAAAATAAAACAGTATGCTCTTGTAACCACCTTTCATTCTTCGCTGTACTTATG TCTCCGGGCAGTGGCTCCAATGCCAGTCTGAGCTCCTCCTCTGTGTGGTTGCTGACGTTGTTGTCCAGGGTGGGCTGTGGAATATCCCTCTGTTTCCTGTGTCTGGCTCTCCTCATCCACCTCAG AAGGGGTAAATCTGATGATTCCCTGTGCATCCACATCCACCTGTGCGTGGCGCTGCTGTGCCTCAACCTAACCTTCCTCGTCAACGACAGCCTAGCCTCTCTTGGTGTCCATGGCCTGTGTGTTGCTACGGCAGCAGCCACCCACTACTCCCTGCTGTGCACCCTCACCTGGTTCTCCATGGAAGGCTTCCACCTCTATCTGCTCATCATCCGGGTTTTCAACATCCACGTCAACAGATACCTCCTCAAACTGAGCCTGGTAGGATGGG GAATACCTGGCATAGTAGTTACCATAATTGTTGCTTGTGGCAAATATGGAGAATACAGATTATACCTGCAAGACGGTGGTGCTGTTAAAAT gtgctggctgactgactctgCTGTGACCACGGTGTCCTTCTCGTACTTCGTGCTGACATTCGTGGTGAACACGCTGTGCTTTGGGTCTGTGACAGTGAAGGTGGTGAGGGCCCACCGTCAGAGTCCTGTCCTGAGGGAGAGGGGTATGAACAGGGGGACAGTGCTCAGTCTGCTGGGTCTGGCCTGGCTCCTGGGAGTCTCCTGGGGGGTCATGCTCTTCCAGTTTGGCCCCCTGAGGGAGACAGCCTTCTACATCTTCTGCACCATCAACTCTCTCCATG GCCTCTTCCTGTTTCTACGCTATTGGGCTTTAACTCGGGCAGAGAAGGCATCTATCTCCAAGGCAACCACTGTATCTTCTTGA
- the LOC106587149 gene encoding adhesion G protein-coupled receptor G3 isoform X2, which yields MKVPSSSNMFKISQFGYGVFVLVVYFFVLVVYKASSSQPGCMDVCDPQRKPATHKRLCVDKKGHECFSTYQMSSLTRMCTLIMEISHIQQCIDLFSRQVSFSFTWNTTCKHPDLSSGLPDCAINILQPYVNDGKEILLIECVAQWTFISMTNHTTASKNKDITNTRCIAGECDCENIKHTSVNNNLISVDVSIRKCKGKAKTKMTGQQLHSIINTFHNITKQGPQKVILDSIKGSVTSQKKNNLLNFRMALPSTNNATLEEMDDIWLEIPTEALNAILGHTKEEVNLGAFWFEDDSLFPVEENNTELLNSRVVSVDVGEDISDLRSYMKITFLFQNASLENKSLACVFWDLENDTVAHWNSSGCVTETKENKTVCSCNHLSFFAVLMSPGSGSNASLSSSSVWLLTLLSRVGCGISLCFLCLALLIHLRGKSDDSLCIHIHLCVALLCLNLTFLVNDSLASLGVHGLCVATAAATHYSLLCTLTWFSMEGFHLYLLIIRVFNIHVNRYLLKLSLVGWGIPGIVVTIIVACGKYGEYRLYLQDGGAVKMCWLTDSAVTTVSFSYFVLTFVVNTLCFGSVTVKVVRAHRQSPVLRERGMNRGTVLSLLGLAWLLGVSWGVMLFQFGPLRETAFYIFCTINSLHGLFLFLRYWALTRAEKASISKATTVSS from the exons ATGAAAG TTCCATCTTCATCTAATATGTTTAAAATTTCACAATTTGGCTATGGCGTTTTTGTGTTGGTGgtttatttctttgtgttggtggTTTATAAAGCATCCTCTTCCCAACCTG GTTGTATGGATGTTTGTGATCCCCAAAGAAAGCCTGCAACACATAAGCGACTTTGTGTGGATAAAAAAG GGCATGAATGCTTCAGCACTTATCAAATGTCCAGTCTTACACGGATgtgtactttaataatggaaataaGTCATATCCAGCAGTGCATCGATTTATTCTCAAGACAGGTGTCATTTTCATTCACATGGAACACAACCTGCAAACATCCTGATTTGTCGTCTGGATTACCAG ATTGCGCCATCAACATCCTGCAGCCATATGTTAACGACGGCAAAGAAATACTTCTAATAGAATGTGTGGCTCAATGGACCTTTATTAGCATGACAAATCATACCACtgctagtaaaaataaagacataaCCAACACCCGATGCATTGCGGGAGAATGTGATTGTGAAAACATTAAACATACTTCTGTAAATAATAACCTGATCTCTGTTGATGTATCTATCAGAAAATGTAAAGgaaaggcaaaaacaaaaatgactGGTCAGCAGTTGCATTCCATAATAAA CACATTTCACAACATTACCAAGCAGGGACCTCAGAAAGTGATCCTAGACAGCATCAAAGGCTCAGTGACATCACAAAAGAAGAACAATTTGCTAAACTTTAGAATGGCTCTACCCTCCACCAATAAT GCCACGTTGGAGGAGATGGATGACATTTGGTTGGAGATTCCTACTGAGGCTTTGAATGCTATTCTGGGACACACGAAAGAGGAAGTTAACCTGGGAGCATTTTGGTTTGAGGATGACAGCCTCTTCCCG GTGGAGGAGAACAACACTGAGCTCCTAAACAGTCGAGTGGTATCCGTCGATGTGGGAGAGGACATCTCAGACCTCAGGAGCTATATGAAGATAACGTTCCTCTTCCAGAATGCATCACTG GAAAACAAATCACTAGCATGTGTGTTCTGGGATCTTGAAAATG ATACTGTTGCACATTGGAATTCCTCTGGATGTGTCACTGAGACAAAGGAAAATAAAACAGTATGCTCTTGTAACCACCTTTCATTCTTCGCTGTACTTATG TCTCCGGGCAGTGGCTCCAATGCCAGTCTGAGCTCCTCCTCTGTGTGGTTGCTGACGTTGTTGTCCAGGGTGGGCTGTGGAATATCCCTCTGTTTCCTGTGTCTGGCTCTCCTCATCCACCTCAG GGGTAAATCTGATGATTCCCTGTGCATCCACATCCACCTGTGCGTGGCGCTGCTGTGCCTCAACCTAACCTTCCTCGTCAACGACAGCCTAGCCTCTCTTGGTGTCCATGGCCTGTGTGTTGCTACGGCAGCAGCCACCCACTACTCCCTGCTGTGCACCCTCACCTGGTTCTCCATGGAAGGCTTCCACCTCTATCTGCTCATCATCCGGGTTTTCAACATCCACGTCAACAGATACCTCCTCAAACTGAGCCTGGTAGGATGGG GAATACCTGGCATAGTAGTTACCATAATTGTTGCTTGTGGCAAATATGGAGAATACAGATTATACCTGCAAGACGGTGGTGCTGTTAAAAT gtgctggctgactgactctgCTGTGACCACGGTGTCCTTCTCGTACTTCGTGCTGACATTCGTGGTGAACACGCTGTGCTTTGGGTCTGTGACAGTGAAGGTGGTGAGGGCCCACCGTCAGAGTCCTGTCCTGAGGGAGAGGGGTATGAACAGGGGGACAGTGCTCAGTCTGCTGGGTCTGGCCTGGCTCCTGGGAGTCTCCTGGGGGGTCATGCTCTTCCAGTTTGGCCCCCTGAGGGAGACAGCCTTCTACATCTTCTGCACCATCAACTCTCTCCATG GCCTCTTCCTGTTTCTACGCTATTGGGCTTTAACTCGGGCAGAGAAGGCATCTATCTCCAAGGCAACCACTGTATCTTCTTGA
- the LOC106587149 gene encoding adhesion G protein-coupled receptor G3 isoform X1, translated as MKVPSSSNMFKISQFGYGVFVLVVYFFVLVVYKASSSQPGCMDVCDPQRKPATHKRLCVDKKGHECFSTYQMSSLTRMCTLIMEISHIQQCIDLFSRQVSFSFTWNTTCKHPDLSSGLPDCAINILQPYVNDGKEILLIECVAQWTFISMTNHTTASKNKDITNTRCIAGECDCENIKHTSVNNNLISVDVSIRKCKGKAKTKMTGQQLHSIINTFHNITKQGPQKVILDSIKGSVTSQKKNNLLNFRMALPSTNNATLEEMDDIWLEIPTEALNAILGHTKEEVNLGAFWFEDDSLFPVEENNTELLNSRVVSVDVGEDISDLRSYMKITFLFQNASLENKSLACVFWDLENDTVAHWNSSGCVTETKENKTVCSCNHLSFFAVLMSPGSGSNASLSSSSVWLLTLLSRVGCGISLCFLCLALLIHLRRGKSDDSLCIHIHLCVALLCLNLTFLVNDSLASLGVHGLCVATAAATHYSLLCTLTWFSMEGFHLYLLIIRVFNIHVNRYLLKLSLVGWGIPGIVVTIIVACGKYGEYRLYLQDGGAVKMCWLTDSAVTTVSFSYFVLTFVVNTLCFGSVTVKVVRAHRQSPVLRERGMNRGTVLSLLGLAWLLGVSWGVMLFQFGPLRETAFYIFCTINSLHGLFLFLRYWALTRAEKASISKATTVSS; from the exons ATGAAAG TTCCATCTTCATCTAATATGTTTAAAATTTCACAATTTGGCTATGGCGTTTTTGTGTTGGTGgtttatttctttgtgttggtggTTTATAAAGCATCCTCTTCCCAACCTG GTTGTATGGATGTTTGTGATCCCCAAAGAAAGCCTGCAACACATAAGCGACTTTGTGTGGATAAAAAAG GGCATGAATGCTTCAGCACTTATCAAATGTCCAGTCTTACACGGATgtgtactttaataatggaaataaGTCATATCCAGCAGTGCATCGATTTATTCTCAAGACAGGTGTCATTTTCATTCACATGGAACACAACCTGCAAACATCCTGATTTGTCGTCTGGATTACCAG ATTGCGCCATCAACATCCTGCAGCCATATGTTAACGACGGCAAAGAAATACTTCTAATAGAATGTGTGGCTCAATGGACCTTTATTAGCATGACAAATCATACCACtgctagtaaaaataaagacataaCCAACACCCGATGCATTGCGGGAGAATGTGATTGTGAAAACATTAAACATACTTCTGTAAATAATAACCTGATCTCTGTTGATGTATCTATCAGAAAATGTAAAGgaaaggcaaaaacaaaaatgactGGTCAGCAGTTGCATTCCATAATAAA CACATTTCACAACATTACCAAGCAGGGACCTCAGAAAGTGATCCTAGACAGCATCAAAGGCTCAGTGACATCACAAAAGAAGAACAATTTGCTAAACTTTAGAATGGCTCTACCCTCCACCAATAAT GCCACGTTGGAGGAGATGGATGACATTTGGTTGGAGATTCCTACTGAGGCTTTGAATGCTATTCTGGGACACACGAAAGAGGAAGTTAACCTGGGAGCATTTTGGTTTGAGGATGACAGCCTCTTCCCG GTGGAGGAGAACAACACTGAGCTCCTAAACAGTCGAGTGGTATCCGTCGATGTGGGAGAGGACATCTCAGACCTCAGGAGCTATATGAAGATAACGTTCCTCTTCCAGAATGCATCACTG GAAAACAAATCACTAGCATGTGTGTTCTGGGATCTTGAAAATG ATACTGTTGCACATTGGAATTCCTCTGGATGTGTCACTGAGACAAAGGAAAATAAAACAGTATGCTCTTGTAACCACCTTTCATTCTTCGCTGTACTTATG TCTCCGGGCAGTGGCTCCAATGCCAGTCTGAGCTCCTCCTCTGTGTGGTTGCTGACGTTGTTGTCCAGGGTGGGCTGTGGAATATCCCTCTGTTTCCTGTGTCTGGCTCTCCTCATCCACCTCAG AAGGGGTAAATCTGATGATTCCCTGTGCATCCACATCCACCTGTGCGTGGCGCTGCTGTGCCTCAACCTAACCTTCCTCGTCAACGACAGCCTAGCCTCTCTTGGTGTCCATGGCCTGTGTGTTGCTACGGCAGCAGCCACCCACTACTCCCTGCTGTGCACCCTCACCTGGTTCTCCATGGAAGGCTTCCACCTCTATCTGCTCATCATCCGGGTTTTCAACATCCACGTCAACAGATACCTCCTCAAACTGAGCCTGGTAGGATGGG GAATACCTGGCATAGTAGTTACCATAATTGTTGCTTGTGGCAAATATGGAGAATACAGATTATACCTGCAAGACGGTGGTGCTGTTAAAAT gtgctggctgactgactctgCTGTGACCACGGTGTCCTTCTCGTACTTCGTGCTGACATTCGTGGTGAACACGCTGTGCTTTGGGTCTGTGACAGTGAAGGTGGTGAGGGCCCACCGTCAGAGTCCTGTCCTGAGGGAGAGGGGTATGAACAGGGGGACAGTGCTCAGTCTGCTGGGTCTGGCCTGGCTCCTGGGAGTCTCCTGGGGGGTCATGCTCTTCCAGTTTGGCCCCCTGAGGGAGACAGCCTTCTACATCTTCTGCACCATCAACTCTCTCCATG GCCTCTTCCTGTTTCTACGCTATTGGGCTTTAACTCGGGCAGAGAAGGCATCTATCTCCAAGGCAACCACTGTATCTTCTTGA